The genomic stretch CCGTATATGTATTTGTATAGAGATACGGTTGTATATGTGTAATCCTGTATGTGTCCATGTCGTATGTGACAAGGACGCTGTCTTGTATTCCCCCATATATAGATCAATACAAGACACCACAATGCGTGGTTCCTAAactcttacatggtatcagacgcaAAACCCTAACCCGGACCACGTCgccctcctcttccgccgccacCTCTGCGAGCCACCCACCtccaaaaccctagatcccttcttggcgcccatgggcgacgacgacgagcgcgCTGCGAGggagctcaaggagaagcaggaaCGCGAGGCGACAAGCAAGCTCGCCATCGCCAACCCCGCGAACTCTAGCGCGGGCCTCTTCTCCATCTCCTCCTTGCACGCCCAAGCCGTCGGCCTCTCCTCCATCAAGGGGCATGTTCCCGTCGAGCTCGCCCTCGACACCGGCGTTCACCGCCAATGGCGCACGTTCTTCCGCGCCGCCCTTCGCAAGTACGCCTCGTTGGATCACATCGACGCGGCTCGCTCCGTCCgatccgacgccggagtggactgCGCTCGACGCCACGGTCGTCTCGTGGCTCTATGGGTCCGTCTCCCTTGGCCTCCTCGACGCGGTCATGAAACCGGGCGATGATCCTATAGCCGTCGAGCTCGCGGACCAGCATCAACGGCCTCTTCACCGACCACAAGATCAACCGCCGCCTTCATCTCTCCACCGAGCTCGACGGGCTTGACATGGGCGAGCCGACGATGAAGGACTACTTGACTAAGGTCAAGAGCCTTTCGATGGCCTCACCGATCTAGGCGCTCCGGCCGACGACGCCAAGCTCGTCATCCAGGTGTCTCAACGGCCTCCCCGAGCAATACGACTCGGCCGCCGATCTCATCTCCCTCATGCCCGGGATGAACTTCGACAAATGCCGATCTCTTCTTGAGCTTCAGgacatgaagaagaagaaccgtCGATCCCGCTCTGGTGACACGGCTCTCTACTCCGCCACGCCCAACCCAAAACCCAACCCTGGCAAGGGTGACGgtaagggaaagaagaagaagaagaaacaggaCAAGGAGAAGCAGGATAAAGAGgtcgcgcccgccacggccccgGCCCCAGCCGCCCCATCGTGGACGCCAATGCGGCTTCCACGGAACGGCGCCTTTCGAGTGTGGCCCTACGGCCAGGCCGGCTTGCTCGGTCGGCAGCACTACGTGCCCCGCCCCACGCCGCCCTCTCATGCCTACTACGCGCACAGCCCATATGGTGCGGTTCCCTCCTACGGCTATGGCACTCCACCATTGCCCCACGGCTACGGCAACACCGCTCCCATCGCTGTGCCTCCGTCTCCGGCAACCTCGACGGCCTCCCCGGGACCAACAGGCTTTGCTCAATCGGTCCCGGACTATGGGACCGCAAGCTCCTCCTCGTGAATGGGTGATGGATACCGGCGCATCCTCCCACTTCGCGTCCGACCCCGGTATGCTCACATCCGTGTCTCCCCTTCACCTTCTTCTCGTGCGGTTATTGTCGGTAATGGTTCCTCTCTTCCGATAACCGCTACCGGCCACGCACGTCCCCTTCTATCATCCACTCGCCCACTTTACCTTCGCAATGTCTTAGTAGCTCCTCACATTGTCAAAAACCTTCCGTCCGTACGTCAATTCACTACCGATAATCATGTCTCCGTTGAATTTGACCCCATTGGTTTTTCCGTGAAGGATCCGCGTACCGAGACCGAGATTCTCGGATGCAATAGCTTCGGAGCTCTCTACCCGGTCCGAGCTTCTTCCACCGAGTCCACCCACCGCCTTCCTCGTTGCCGATTCCGCATCTGTGGCACCGTCGACTCGGACATCCGAGCCGGCCTGTCATGGACTCCTTAGTTCGCTCTTCGGTTATACCTAGGGAAAAGAATAAAGATAAGACTAGCTTGTGCAATGCCCGTCGGTTAGGTCGTCATGTTCGTCTTCCTTTCTCCTCCACCAATCGTGTAACCGTCGCCCCTTTTCAAATAATACACCGTGATTTGTGGACGTCTCCTGTTGAGAGTATTTACGGGTTTAAGTACTACCTTGTTTGTCTTGATGATTTCACTCGGTATGCCCGGGTCTATCCTCTACGAGCAAAGTCTGAAGTTTTCTCTCACTTAGCGTCCCCGCTCGCCTTGGCTCACACCCGGTTTCAAGCACGCCTGCAAGCTATACAATGCGACAATGGTCGTGAGTTCGATAATTCTCTCCTTCACACGTTTGCCAACAAACATGGCATAGCACTTCGCTTTTCATGTCCATATACATCTCAACAAAACGGTAAAGCGTAAAGGATTATTCGCACTCTTAACGACATCACACGCACTCTCCTAATACAAGCTAGCATGCCACCTCGCTTCCGGGTCGAAGCTCTTCATACGGCCGTGCTTCTTCATAATCGGCTTCCCTCCAAAGCCATTGCGGGGCGCGTCCCCTTCCGCGCCCTTCTTGGTAAGGATCCCTCCTATGCTCGGTCTTAGGGTTTTCGGATGTCCGTGTTACCCCAACACCTCGAGCCGTTGCACCGCATAAACTTGCCCCTCGCTCCGTGCCTTGTGTGTTTCTCGGATATCCGTCGCATCATCTAGGCTATCGCTGCCTCGACAGGTCTACCCGGAAGATCATCATATCTCGTCACGTTGTTTTCGATGAGACGAGCTTTCCCTTCGCTACCACTCGTGTCCTCTCCATCGTCCACTCCTTCCTTGCATACCTATGAGTTTTTGCAGGTCCCCGAGCAAACGATGGTGCCGACACCGTATACCGTGCCCGCCACGGTCACTCCAGCTCGTGCCTCTCCGCGGCACCCCCGCGCCGGATCGGCCGTCTGGCCGACCGGCAGCCTGTCGCGCTCGGCTTCTCGCCGCGGCGACGCAGGCTCGCTACGCCATCACCGGCCCTGGCCTCGCCTACGGCTGCCTGGCCGCTTGCCGCGCCTGGCTTCTCTCCCGCGGCAGCGCCCTCCACTgcagcctcgccgcccgggcttgCTGCACCTGCACCGGTTCGACGACCGcgtgcaccaccgccaccgccctctcataCCATGGTCACTCGCGCCAAGTCGGGGGTTGTGCAGCCCAAGAAGATTTTTGATCTTCACGTCGAAGGTTTATCTCCCATTCCGAAGACATATCGTGCTCGCGCTCAAGGACCCAAACCGGGTGCTCGGCTATGATCGATGAGTACGGTGCTCGCTCTCAAACAATACTTGGGAGCTTGTTGATCCTCCTCGCAATGCAAACATTGTCACGAGCAAGTGGATCTATCGTCACAAGCTCAAGTCCGATGGTTCTTTGGATCGATACAAAGCTCGTTGGGTTCTGCGAGGATTCACCCAACGTGAAGGGATTGACTTCGATGAAACTTTCAGCCCGGTTGTGAAACCAGCCACCATCCGTACAGGTGTTGTCTATTGCCCCGTCTAGCAACCGGCCCATACATCAGCTCGATGTCAAGAATGCTTTTCTCAATGGCACTCTAGTGGAAACAGTCTATGCTCGTCAGCCGTCAGGGTTTGTTGATCCCAACTTCCCTGACAAGGTGTGTCGTCTCAACAAGTCCTTATACGGCTTAAAGCAAGCACCTCGGGCGTGGTTTCGGCGGTTTGCCACCTACATCACATCTCTTGGGTTCATTGGCTCCAAGTCCGACAGTAGCTCTGTTCATCTATCGGCGTGGACCGGACACGGCATATCTTTTGCTCTATGTGGACGACATAGTAttgacggcctcctcctcggctCTCGCTGGCTAGCTTAATTGTCTCGCTTCGGTCGAGTTTCGTATGACGGATATGGGAGATCTTCATTACTTTCTCGGCGTCTCCGTCAAGCGCAAGCAAGGATTGTCCTGTTTCTCTCCCAAGAGAAGTATGCGTTAGAGCTTCTTGAGCGTGCCGGCATGTCGCATTGCAAATCCATCACCACACCCGTTGATACCGCCTCCAAGTTATCGGCCAAATCCGAGTGAACCGGTGGCGGATCCTACGAGTATCGGAGTCTTGCAGGAGGTCTCCAATACTTGACGTTTACCCGGCCGGACATCTCCTATGCGGTGCAGCAAATCTGTTTACATATGCATGATCCTCGAGCAAATCACTTGCTCCTTGTCAAGCGTGTTCTTCGCTACATCCGCGGCACCACGGACTATGGACCGACCTTGTTTCGCCGGAGTTCCGAGTAAACCGACGGCCTATTcggatgctgattgggcaggatGTCCCGACACTCGACGATCTACCTCCGGCTACTGCGTTTTCCTTGGCTCTAATCTAGTGTCATGGTACTGCCAAGCGACAACACATAGTGTCCCGTTCTAGTGCTGAGGCTGAATACGGGCGGTTGCAAATGTGGTGGCGGAGACTTGTTGGCTTCGCCGGCTTCTTCGGGAGCTTCATCGGCCGGTCTCGGGTGCTACGATTGTGTTCCGTGATAATGTCGGCTCGGTCTACATGACACGAGAATCCGATACACcatcggcgcaccaagcatgTGGAGATTGATCTTCATTTCGTGCGGGATCGAGTCACCACGGGCGATGTTAGGGTGCTTCATGTGCCGAGTTCTTCACGGCTTGCGGACATCTTCACTAAAGGATTACCATCTCCTCTCTTTTTGGATTTTCGGGACAGTCTCAACATTCGTAGGACGCCCATTTTCGaccgagggagggtgttagaatatAAACCGTATATGTATTTGTATAGAGATACGGTTGTATATGTGTAATCCTGTATGTGTCCATGTCGTATGTGACAAGGACTCTGTCTTGTATTCCCCCTATATATAGATCAATACAAGACACCACAATGCGTGGTTCCTAAACTCTTACACACAAAAATGATAAGAGAAACTTAGCAGGCCCCAGATCTCGCACTGCAAAAAAGAGCTCTTTTGCAACTTTACCGACGATATGCACCTCCTCACCGCTATCACGTTAGGGTCTGAGAACAGCCGCCATGACTCCGACAAGGCGGAGGGGTGACGCCTGGTGGTCCAAGAGTAGGGCAAGCTCTTCATGGACCTTGACACCGACAAGGAGTAGTGAGCCGCCGCCCGCGTCACCACCTCGACTATAGGTTCTGGTGAGTCGAATTGTGGTAATTAGGACGCCATGGCGGCCAAGATGACTGTTTACCCTACGGGGCATGGGCCAGCGGAGCGGGTATGCAGTAAGCTGGTGCCCCCCCACCCCCCCCAATACCGAAGAACCCACATGTCAGCCTAACATAACCTTCCCATACCATGAAGGCCACGAGCCGCCAATCAGTTCCCCTCATCGCTCCCAACTTCATCAGGTGGCGAAGAACGAATGGACATTCTCGATCTTTTGTATCCGATCCCTCTCTAGCCCCACGAGACCACGGCCGCAAGCAcctccttcctctcctccacaACACACAGGATCACACGAGCGGTGGCCACGCACCGACACAAGGAGGAGCTCGTCGTCGGAATCCTTCTACAGCTGCGCTGCATGAGCTCGACGAAGCTGTCCCCTGCATCTGCCTGCACGAATCAGCTCGTCACCGGCATCCTCCAGCAACACCTCGCTTTCAAGGTGCTCGTGGTGTCTCCGACGTTGTCCTGCAGATCCCGCCATCAAGGTCCACATGGAATCCACAACGAGGGTCGGGTACCCGTCGTTCGTGGGGACGGGGGACGCCACCCTCCATAGGCTAGCGGGTATTGGCAGGGACGGTGGAGTCATCCTCGTTCATCCCCGTCCCCGTCGCCACCTTAACATGGCGGCGAATTCAATAGGGTTAAATTTCTGTTCCGCTCGTTTAATTTCTCTCGAGAAAGCTTGTCTCAAAAAAATAcagttttttttgtttgttggTTTGAGTTACAGTTTCGTTTGCCGTTTTTTCTACACAACGAAGTTTGGGACTACAAAACTCGTTTTTTGTGACCTATATCCGCGAGTTTGCAGGTTGCGGGGgctggtggagatgctccaaGGACAAATAACCCTGATAAGCCATCACCATTTTCCCTACACAAATAATTGCGCGAGTCATCGAGTGAATAGAATGCATTTTCTTGTGGGGGCAGcggtagaagaagaagacgaccacACGCGACACGCACCGGCGAGCGACGGCTCCACGCGCGCGCACCAGCCGTACAGTTTTCCAAGTGTACTCTCGTACTTTTCCGCCTCCACGCCCAACCCCATACCATATCCGTAGCACTACCTCCACGCACGAGCTTGCCCGTGAGCCTGCCTTCAGCTCCAAGACCGGCGACGGCAGCTGCCCCAGCGACGACGACCGTACAGCGAAGGTGTACCAGTGGAAGAAGCTTCCAGTTTTCAGGAGCTATCCTGAAGACCGACGACGTTCTGCCTCTGCTGCTGCCGCGACGACGACGAAGGCGTAGGCGTAACCAAGCTCCTTCCCTCCTCTCCATTCGATTCGGTAAGCTATCTCACCCGCCTCCCGCCTCCGTCTCCCAGCTCCCGGGATTCCACTCCGCCCACCACGAGCGCGCACGAGGGCGTCGCCTTCCCCGTGCGCGCACGGGCTTGCGTGCCACCATTACATTCTTTCCCCAACTTTTCGCTCCTCCTTTCGGTTCAGTTATTCCGCTCCCCGTGATCCAGATTCGGCCCGTTTATTGCGCCAATCAATGGTGGTTCTTGCTCCACCGGGAGTTTTTCCCGTTTAGATTCGATTCGGTTTGATTCCGATGCGGTTCTCCTTTTCGTGCCGTCAGTCTACCGTCATCGTAGCTGCTTTGCTCGGGACGAACGAGCTTCGAATCCCGGCGGAATCCACAAGAAAGATAACAATACTACCGTCTACTGGCGTCTGCTTGCGGGCGACGCGACGCCCCTCGCTTTCCCGTTCGGTGCGGCGGTCTCCGCCGGCCGCGCCCTCCCTCCCCATTAGCCGAGACATGTACGGCCCAATGTTTGGCCACTGCCTTTTCCATTCCCGAACCGGCGGCTTGGCTCCCACCGATTTGCCCGCCTTTTCTTGCTTGGTCGGTAGATTCTGGCAATCCGGTGGTAGGTTCTTAACGCGAAACGATTTTAAAAGTTTGGTTGTGCCCATCTGATCATCATTCCCGTGCGTTTTTATTTCCAGCAGATTGACTCAGGttcaaggcggcggaggagggcgaCTGAATCTGGCCGGAATGGCGCGGCAAAGCGGAGCGCAGCCGGGCAGCCGTTCGGGGGTCCCGACTCCCGCGGGGAGGGATCGTCGTCAAATGCGGATCCTGTTCTGACGCCAGGTTCTCAATCTCAGTCCTCTCTGATCCAGCTCCTTGTTGCCGGGCCTTCTGTGTACACGGATCTGTGTTTCTGCGGAGGGAGGCGAGGGGATGGACGACGACGAGTACTCGTGGGTGCGCCGCACCAGGTTCACGCACTCCGTCGTCAGGTCCAGCTCCATCTCCGGCAGGCTCTCCTTCGACGAGCAGTtctaccgccgccgcgccaccgacccaaagcagcagcagcaggcaggGTTCGACTACTCGGAGCTCAGGGCTCCCGCGCGGAGCCTGCAGCAGCCCAGGGCCAAAGCCGCCGTCCCGGCCTCGCCGACCAGGCCGTCCATCCCGAGGGCGAAGCCGGCAGCAGCAGCTTCTTCGCTCGCCGCTGCGTCTTCAGTTGGTCAGCTCAAGCAGCAGCATGCTGCTATTAGCGATGGTCTGCTGAAAGAAGCGCCAGCGATGAAGCAAGGTGGGGAGGTGGGACACAAGGGAACCATCCTAGGCGTCGAGCCCCTGCACATCCCTCCGCGGCATGTTGTTCAGAGTCCCAAGAGCCATGGGAGCCCGGACACGATCGAGTTCTCCTTCCACTCCGAGGAGCAGAGCCTGAGGCTGCAGAGGGTGTGCTCTAGCCCATCTCCTTTCTCTGCGAACGACGCGACGCTATCCGGCAATCCGGATGCACGCAGTGTGTCTCTCAGGGTCGCCGGAGACGGATCGACGAAGCCCAAGAAGAGGTCCAAGTCGCCTATCCCGACGCGCGTCATCTCCGACGTCTTCAGGGAGGCCAAAGCCGCCAGCAAGAGGTTCTCCTCCCCGCAGCGGCCCAGGAAGTCTAGCTCCGCGCGGTTCCTCGATGATAGCCCGCCTTTCGCCTTCTCCTCCACGAGGGTGGCAGGCAAGCTGGTCACCAAGAGGGCCTCCTCCTGGCCGAGGAACTCCGATGCCAGGGTGGCTAAGGTTGCTGCGTTAGAGATACTTGAGAAGTGGACGGTCGACCGCTCGCAGCTGCTCATCGGCCATAAGTTTGCGGCAGGGGCTTATAGCCGTTTGTTCCACGGAATCTACAAGGAGGAGCCTGTTGCGGTCAAGTTTATCAGGCTgcctgatgatgatgaagatgaggaattgaccgctcgcctcaagaagcaGTTCACTGTCGAAGTCACCATTCTGGCTCGGCTCAATCACCGTAATGTCATTAAGGTATCTGCACTCATTTCCATATAGTTTTCTTCTGGTGCTCTCTAGCCATTTACTGCGAATGAGTTAGCATTTGTTTCTTGCTTAGATAACCATCCAATTGTGTTTTATCTTTCCATGTATTCGTAATTAACAGGCACATCGTCCTTTGGGACATTACCCAAATGTGTAGCAACATCATGAGCCTTAACTTCACCCTTCCATATTTGTTGTTTTTCCGCAAGCACGATTCTGCTGCAGTAGATTCAGGGTATTCCCCCCTAAACACATATACAAGGAATATGCTCACTGCAATTACAAGTATAGTCCCCCCTGCCACTATAAGTCTAAAAGAAGAAATATATTCCCCTGGAGATGGCAAGTACACAACTAATATACTAGTCAATGTGTTTAGCTTTGACATAACTATCTGACTATTCCCGTACCCATGAGTTTAGTCAATGCTGTCATAGTTGTCAACATCATGTATTTCTCGTTTTTCTGCAAGCATGGCCCTTCTGCTAGTAGGTCCAGGGTATTTTCATCAAAAGACATATTCGAGGAATATGCTAACTGCAATGCCAAGTATCTTCCCCTGCCACTAAAAAGATGAAAAAAAATCCCCTGGATATGACATGCACACAAGATTATTAGTATACTAATCCATATGTTTGACTTTGAAATGATTATCTAACTACTCCTGAACCCATCCACTTAATCCATGTTGTTATAGTTGTCAAAATCGCATGGCGGTGGAATGATTAATCAGCATGTACCGTtggatttatttcacaaaaaTAATAAGAAAATGCAAATTTATTGGCTTGGTATTAGAATACCCTCACCAGTGTTATAATTATAACATTGTTTCTTACATTTTTGAACGACACTGTTTCTTATATTTTTGAAACAGCGTTGTTTCTTTAGATATCATCTGATTAACGTAGTAAAGGCTATATCATCATACTGTAAAAACATTCATCATGTTGGTTCTCCAGCTATCATATATTAGTGTAACAAAGTTCTATTTTTAATCCATTCTCAATGTTGGTTCAATGTTAATAGTTGTATGCAGCAGTGGGACGATTAATTAATATGCCACAGCTGTATCTTGCCACTGTTTCTTTGTATTTTTCTGGACAGCATTGTTTCTCTAGATATCATCTGATTTAACGGAATAAAGTCAATATAATCATGCTGTAGCAATATTTCATTATGTTGGTTCTCTAGATATCATCTTAGACAGTAACAACGATTCTTTTCTAATCCATTCTCAATATTTTGTTTAGCTGGTTGGAGCATGTAGCTGTCCGCCTGTCTTTTGTGTCATCACCGAGTTCCTGTCTGGAGGCTCTTTGAGGTCTTTTTTGCGCAAGCAGGAGTGCAAACAACTTCCGCTGGAGAAGATTATCTCCATTGCCTTGGACATTGCATATGGCTTGGAATATGTTCATTCGCAAGGAGTAATCCACCGTGATGTGAAACCTGAGAACATTCTATTTGATGGAGACTGTTGCGCAAAGGTTGTTGATTTTGGAGTAGCTTTTGAAGACGTATACTGCAATACATTGGAAGATGACCCAGGTACATATAGATGGATGGCGCCGGAAATGTGTAAGCGGAAGCCGTATTGTCGGAAAGTTGATGTTTATAGTTTTGGCCTTGTCTTGTGGGAATTGGTTAGTGGTTCAATGCCTTATGAAGAGATGACCCCGCTCCAAGCAGCTTTCGCGGTTGTTAATAAGGTATTTGGCACTTGTTAGTTCCTTATCTTTAGTAATCCAGGACTTCGCAATTTGCTTTCGTTTCTAGTGAAGATTTTTTCTCGAGAATTACACATTTTGCCAATTTGGACATGAACTGATGCCTAACTTTTAGTTAGTATATATACCTGTGCTTTCCTTACGGGCAGTGAACTGTTTGCTAATTAAATTGACACGCATAATTTCCCATTTCAGAACTTGAGACCAGTTGTTCCTTCGAACTGCCCGACACCAGTACAACAATTGATGGAGCAATGCTGGTCCGTTCAACCAGACAAGAGGCCTGAGTTTAGCCAAATAGTTAAAACGCTTGAAAATCTCAAGAAGGTTCTTGATAGAGATGGAACACTTGACAAGATCCTCCAGGAAGCTCAGGACCAAAACAAGAACAGGCTTGCGAACTGGATCCAAAAGCTCTCATatagccagccagatttctcaggGACTCCACCGCCAAAGCTACTGTAATTATGTGTCCTTCACTTCTCCCCCGAAATGTGTTCTGTGATAGATCACAACTCTGAAAAATCAATTTTTCTATGTATATAAACACGAAACTACAGAAGACGCATTTTATTCACAGAACACAATAAATATTTGTCCGCATTTTGTCTATGTTTAGGAAAAAAATTGATTTATCTCAAAAGAACGTACAAAAACCTTGGCTATGTGACATCAGCTAAAATTTGAACTCGGAAGCAATGTGAGCCCTAAACTGTAGATGCTGGCTGTGTCAAGTATCGGATGTATTTGTGCaggcatttttttcgataaaggatgctttattacttttggaaagcaattacatccagcctctgcataaccaggatgcacacagctgttcaaAGAGTCTGTAACCAATAATGTAAAGgaaaaactaggcgaaatacatatcggatgtGTTCAAATTTTGTGCAGGCATATTGGATGTATTTGTGCAGGCATATTGGATGTATTTGTGCAGGCATATTGGATGTGTTCAAATTTTGTTTGAAACGCCACAGATTGCCCCTTGGAAAATTGGACTTGTCATCTTCTATGTAATCTACTTGGGCTTGCTTTTGAACAAATCTGAGCAGGCTAAATTGCAAATGAGA from Lolium rigidum isolate FL_2022 chromosome 4, APGP_CSIRO_Lrig_0.1, whole genome shotgun sequence encodes the following:
- the LOC124706828 gene encoding dual specificity protein kinase shkB-like, whose translation is MDDDEYSWVRRTRFTHSVVRSSSISGRLSFDEQFYRRRATDPKQQQQAGFDYSELRAPARSLQQPRAKAAVPASPTRPSIPRAKPAAAASSLAAASSVGQLKQQHAAISDGLLKEAPAMKQGGEVGHKGTILGVEPLHIPPRHVVQSPKSHGSPDTIEFSFHSEEQSLRLQRVCSSPSPFSANDATLSGNPDARSVSLRVAGDGSTKPKKRSKSPIPTRVISDVFREAKAASKRFSSPQRPRKSSSARFLDDSPPFAFSSTRVAGKLVTKRASSWPRNSDARVAKVAALEILEKWTVDRSQLLIGHKFAAGAYSRLFHGIYKEEPVAVKFIRLPDDDEDEELTARLKKQFTVEVTILARLNHRNVIKLVGACSCPPVFCVITEFLSGGSLRSFLRKQECKQLPLEKIISIALDIAYGLEYVHSQGVIHRDVKPENILFDGDCCAKVVDFGVAFEDVYCNTLEDDPGTYRWMAPEMCKRKPYCRKVDVYSFGLVLWELVSGSMPYEEMTPLQAAFAVVNKNLRPVVPSNCPTPVQQLMEQCWSVQPDKRPEFSQIVKTLENLKKVLDRDGTLDKILQEAQDQNKNRLANWIQKLSYSQPDFSGTPPPKLL